The DNA region GTCCACGGCGACCGGGCCGCTGCCCGAGTCGAAGGCGGCGATGATCTCGGCGAGCGCGGCCGCGTCGCTCGTCACGGGTGGAACGCCCTCACGGGGTTCGAGCAGGGGGACCGGCGCCTGACCAGGGTCTTGGCCCTCGGTTTCGGCCTTAGCGGGGTTTGCTGATGCGGTCTCTCGGGCGTCGGTCACCGCTCAAGGGTAGCTGCGCGAGGCCGGTGATTGTCCTGATGTCCGGGCAGACCGTTGCCCATGGCACCGGAATTCTCGCCGCGCCGCGTACGGGCCCTCCGGGGGCGGCGGACCGCCCGGCGTACCGGCCGCGCCGAAGGCCCGGCGCGGTGCGCCCCTAGGTCGCCCATGCGCCGCGCATATACGCGAGGCGCCCGCCGGCGGATCATGCCGCCTGCGGACGCCTCGAAGCGTGGGGGGAGGGGGAGGGCCGGGAAACTTCGTGATCAGTGGATGATGCCCGTGCGGAGTGCCACGGCGACCATGCCCGCACGGTCGCCGGTGCCCAACTTGCGGGCGATACGTGCCAGATGGGACTTCACCGTCAGCGCCGAGAGCCCCATCGAGACGCCGATCGCCTTGTTGGACTGGCCCTCCGCAACCAGCCGCAGCACCTCGACCTCACGTCCGGACAGCTCCCGCTGGCCACCGGGGTGCCCGGGGCCTCCGGGACCGCCGCCCGGGCGGCGGTGCATGCGCGCGGCGGCGGCACCGATGGGGGCCGCGCCGTGCCGGGTGGGCATGGCGCCGAGGTTGTTGCGGGTGCCGGTGACGACATAGCCCTTGACGCCGCCCGCGAGGGCGTTGCGCACCGCGCCGATGTCGTCGGCGGCTGACAGGGCCAGGCCGTTCGGCCAGCCCGCTGCTCGGGTCTCGGACAGCAGGCTGAGGCCCGAACCGTCCGGGAGGTGGACGTCGGCCACGCAGATGTCGCGTGGGTTGCCGACTCGGGGACGCGCCTCCGCGATCGACGACGCCTCGATCACGTCCCGTACGCCGAGAGCCCACAGATGTCGGGTCACGGTGGAACGGACGCGGGGGTCGGCCACGACGACCATGGCCGTCGGCTTGTTCGGGCGGTAGGCGACCAGGCTTGTGGGGTGCTCAAGAAGAACAGACACCGGGCCTCCGAGGGCTGGCTGCGGACGGAACCATTCCGGTAATCGCGCGGGATGATCCGAGGTTCCGTGTGGAAGGGTCATAGACTCCTTCGGCAGCTCAGGGGGCCCGCTTTAGGGGAAGATCACCAATTGATGACTGATATTTCCCGATTCGGACAGTCACTCGACGCCTGCTTCCGGCGCCGGGTCGGGCCTGATTTACGCGGTACGCGCGAGCGGCACAGGACGGTCGCCGCAGCGGTGCGACGGGGAGACCCATGAGGGGGCGCCGGCGCCGTGATCAAGAGCCGCAAGGAAGAGGGGCACTGGGCGCGGTCGGAGGGGCCGCGATCCGAGACGCAGGCGTCAGGGAGTCCGCCGTCAGAGAGGCTGCGGTCCGCGGCGCTTCGGGAGGGAGACGACGGAGCTTCCGTCTCCCGGCTCCGGCGGCAGTCCCGCGCACTGGCACAGCAGCTCCGACCACGCGGTCAGATGGAGCGCCATGTCCGGCAGGGCGTCCGGTGCGGCCTGCTCGTCGGGGCGGGGCGTCCAGCTCGCCCGGATCTCCAGCTCCGTCTGCGGCGGACGCTCGTCGAGGCCGCCGAAATAGGAGGACCCGGAGCGCGTGACCGTGCCGCTGGAGTCCGAGTACGCCGCGGAGTGCGCCTCCAGGGCGCCCGTCAGCCAGGACCAGGTGACCTCGGGCAGCAGGGGGTCGCCCGCCATCTCCGGCTCCAGCTCGGTGCGGGCGAGCGTGACGACGCGGAACGTGCCCTGCCAGGACTCCTGTCCCGCCGGGTCGTGGAGCAGTACGAAGCGGCCGTCGGCCAGTTCGGAGGAGTCGTCGGCGGGGTCCGTCACCGAGGCCGACAGCGCGCAGGAGAACGGGGCGAGGCGCTTGGGCGCGGGCAGCGCGGAGAGCTGCACCTCCGGTCTGGTGTGCGCGGCGTTCAGTGCCGCCACCGCATGCTGGAAAGGCAGCGGGACGCCCTCGCTTTCGCCGCCCGAGCTGCCGGGGCCCTCCGTCATCCTTGGTCGCGCCGCTGCCATGGGGCGCAAGAGTAGGGCGAGCGGGAGGCACAGACCGGTAGGGACACTCGCAAGTGGCCGAAGAGCGGTGGGTGTTGAAGCATCGCGAGGGGCTGCCGCTGCGGCCGGTGCGGGTGGCCGGGGAGGGGAAGCTTTCGGGGCGTGCCCTTGAGATTGGCTGACAACCGACGGCTCGTGGGCGGCGTACGGACAGCCGACGCGCAACAGGGGCCGCGATGGCGGGGGAGCGGCGCCTCCCGGCCTCGCCTCGCCGGTCAACAGGCCCTCCGAGGCGTGGGAGACTGCGGTGCGTGAGTGTCAACGACCCCCAGCCGCCGCAGCCGGTCCGGCCGGCCGCACCGCAAGACTCCGCGTTCCTCAAAGCGTGCCGCCGGGAGCCCGTGCCGCACACCCCGGTGTGGTTCATGCGGCAGGCCGGACGCTCGCTGCCGGAGTACCGCAAGGTCCGTGAGGGCATCGCCATGCTCGACTCGTGCATGCGCCCCGAGCTGGTCACGGAGATCACGCTTCAGCCCGTGCGCCGCCACCACGTCGACGCCGCGATCTACTTCAGCGACATCGTCGTACCGCTCAAGGCGATCGGCGTGGACCTCGACATCAAGCCCGGCGTGGGCCCGGTCGTCGCGCAGCCCGTACGTACGCGGGCCGATCTGGAGCGGCTTCGCCCGCTGGAGCCGGACGACGTCGGATACGTGACGGAGGCCGTGCGGCTCCTCGTGAGGGAACTCGGCGGCACGCCGCTCATCGGCTTCGCCGGCGCCCCCTTCACGCTCGCCAGCTACCTCGTCGAGGGTGGCCCCTCGCGCAACCACGAGCGCACCAAGGCGATGATGTACGGCGACCCTGAGCTGTGGGCCGCGCTGCTGGACCGGCTCGCGGTGATCACCGGCACGTTCCTGAAGGTGCAGATCGAGGCGGGCGCCTCGGCCGTGCAGCTCTTCGACTCCTGGGCGGGGGCCCTCTCCGAGGCCGACTACCGAAGCTCCGTGATGCCCGCGTCGGCGAAGGTCTTCGAGTCCGTCGCGCACTACGGCGTGCCCCGCATCCACTTCGGCGTCGGTACGGGCGAACTGCTCGGCGCCATGGGCGAGGCCGGTGCCGACGTCGTCGGCGCGGACTGGCGCGTACCCCTGGACGAGGCCGCACGGCGCATCGGGCCGGGCAAGCCGGTGCAGGGAAACCTGGACCCGGCGGTGCTCTTCGCGCCCCGTGACGCCGTCGAGGCGCAGGCCCGGCGGGTGCTGGACGCGGCGCGCGGCCTGGAGGGGCACATCTTCAACCTGGGGCATGGCGTGCTGCCGGAGACCGATCCGGACGCGCTGACGCGGCTCGTCGCGTACGTGCACGAGCAGACGGAGAGGTGAGGCGGGCGGGGAATCCCGCCCCGCACACGCGGCCGGGCCGCTCGCAACGGCCAGGCCGGGCAGCCGCCGGTCGAGCCGCGCCCGATCGTCAACTCGCGTTCCGCACCGCCGCCGTGGCCTTGCGGGCCGCCACCAGCACCGGGTCCCACACGGGGGAGAAGGGCGGCGCGTAGCCGAGGTCGAGATAGGTCATCTGCTCGACGGTCATGCCCGCGGTGAGCGCGACCGCCGCGATGTCGACGCGCTTGCCCGCGCCCTCGCGTCCCACGATCTGAGTGCCGAGCAGCCGTCCCGTGCCGAGTTCGGCGAGCATCTTCACGCGCATCGGCCTGCTGCCGGGGAAGTAGCCCGCGCGGCTGGTGGCCTCGGCCGTGGCCGTCACGAACCGCAGCCCCACCCCGCGCGCCTGCGCCTCCAGCAGTCCCGTACGGGCGATCTCCAGGTCGCAGACCTTGCTGACGGCGGTGCCGACGACGCCGGGGAAGGTGGCGTAGCCGCCGCCGATGTTGGCGCCGATGACCTGGCCGTGCTTGTTGGCGTGCGTGCCGAGGGCGATGTGGCGGGTACGGCCCGAGATCAGGTCGAGGACCTCGACGCAGTCGCCGCCGGCCCAGATGTTCTCCCGTCCGCGTACGCGCATCGCCAGATCGGTCAGCAGCCCGCCGGATTCGCCGAGCGGAAGACCGGCCTCCCGCGCGAGGGACGTCTCCGGGGTGACGCCGAGGCCGAGCACCACGATGTCCGCCGGATACGTGGTCTCCTCGGTGACGACGGCGCGGGCACGGCCGTCCTCTCCGGTCTCGACCTCTGTGACGGCCGCGCCCGTGACGACCTCCATGCCCATGTCGCACATCGCGTCCCGCACCAGCTCGCCCATGTCCGGGTCGAGGGTCGTCATGGGCTGCGGCGCCTGGTCCAGGACCGTCACCTCGAAGTCCCGGCGTACCAGGGCCTCGGCCATCTCCACGCCGATGTAGCCCGCGCCGACGACCACGGCCCGGCGTGGTCCGCCGCGGCGCGCTTCCGCCCGGTCGAGGGCGTCCAGCAGGGCCTGGCCGTCCTCCAGGGACTGCACGCCGTGCACGCCCTCCGCGTCGATGCCGGGCAGCGGCGGGCGCATCGGCCGGGCGCCCGTCGCCAGTACGAGGTGGTCGAAGTCGCTCCAGCGTTCCTCGGAGGGGCCGCCGCCGGGCGGGAGTTCGCGGGTGAGGACCCGGCAGCGGTCCGGGTCGACGCGTGTCACCTCCGTGTGCATCCGCAGGTCGATGCCGCGCTCCCGGTGCTTCTCGGGTGTACGGGCGATCAGGTCGTCGCGTTCGCCGACGTCGCCGCCGATCCAGTACGGGATGCCGCACGCGGAGTAGGAGGAGAAGGCGCCGCGTTCGAAGGCGACGATCTCCAGCTCGTCCGGGCCCATGTGGCGGCGGGCCTGCGAGGCGGCGGTCATGCCTGCCGCGTCACCTCCGACGACGACCATGCGGCGTGCGGCAGCCATGATCCCTGTTCCCTCCGTCGTCGCCGGGCCGGGCGCCCCGGCTCCCGGGCCTGCGGTCCGTTGCCCGTCGCCCGCTGTCCGTTGCCCTGGTTACGCCGTGCGGTACCCGCGCTGGGACGATGGACACATGCATGTGATCGTGATCGGCGGCGGCGTCTCGGGGCTCGCCGCGGCCCTGCGGCTCTCCACGGGCGGTGCCTCGGTGACCGTACTGGAGGCGTCGGCGCGGCTGGGCGGAAAGCTGCTGGCCGGCGACATCGCCGGTACCACGGCCGTCGACCTGGGCGCCGAGTCGATGCTCGCGCGCCGCACCGAGGGCGTCGACCTCGCTACGGAGGCGGGACTCGG from Streptomyces marispadix includes:
- the hemE gene encoding uroporphyrinogen decarboxylase — translated: MSVNDPQPPQPVRPAAPQDSAFLKACRREPVPHTPVWFMRQAGRSLPEYRKVREGIAMLDSCMRPELVTEITLQPVRRHHVDAAIYFSDIVVPLKAIGVDLDIKPGVGPVVAQPVRTRADLERLRPLEPDDVGYVTEAVRLLVRELGGTPLIGFAGAPFTLASYLVEGGPSRNHERTKAMMYGDPELWAALLDRLAVITGTFLKVQIEAGASAVQLFDSWAGALSEADYRSSVMPASAKVFESVAHYGVPRIHFGVGTGELLGAMGEAGADVVGADWRVPLDEAARRIGPGKPVQGNLDPAVLFAPRDAVEAQARRVLDAARGLEGHIFNLGHGVLPETDPDALTRLVAYVHEQTER
- a CDS encoding FAD-dependent oxidoreductase → MAAARRMVVVGGDAAGMTAASQARRHMGPDELEIVAFERGAFSSYSACGIPYWIGGDVGERDDLIARTPEKHRERGIDLRMHTEVTRVDPDRCRVLTRELPPGGGPSEERWSDFDHLVLATGARPMRPPLPGIDAEGVHGVQSLEDGQALLDALDRAEARRGGPRRAVVVGAGYIGVEMAEALVRRDFEVTVLDQAPQPMTTLDPDMGELVRDAMCDMGMEVVTGAAVTEVETGEDGRARAVVTEETTYPADIVVLGLGVTPETSLAREAGLPLGESGGLLTDLAMRVRGRENIWAGGDCVEVLDLISGRTRHIALGTHANKHGQVIGANIGGGYATFPGVVGTAVSKVCDLEIARTGLLEAQARGVGLRFVTATAEATSRAGYFPGSRPMRVKMLAELGTGRLLGTQIVGREGAGKRVDIAAVALTAGMTVEQMTYLDLGYAPPFSPVWDPVLVAARKATAAVRNAS
- a CDS encoding DUF3000 domain-containing protein; this encodes MAAARPRMTEGPGSSGGESEGVPLPFQHAVAALNAAHTRPEVQLSALPAPKRLAPFSCALSASVTDPADDSSELADGRFVLLHDPAGQESWQGTFRVVTLARTELEPEMAGDPLLPEVTWSWLTGALEAHSAAYSDSSGTVTRSGSSYFGGLDERPPQTELEIRASWTPRPDEQAAPDALPDMALHLTAWSELLCQCAGLPPEPGDGSSVVSLPKRRGPQPL
- a CDS encoding response regulator transcription factor; the encoded protein is MSVLLEHPTSLVAYRPNKPTAMVVVADPRVRSTVTRHLWALGVRDVIEASSIAEARPRVGNPRDICVADVHLPDGSGLSLLSETRAAGWPNGLALSAADDIGAVRNALAGGVKGYVVTGTRNNLGAMPTRHGAAPIGAAAARMHRRPGGGPGGPGHPGGQRELSGREVEVLRLVAEGQSNKAIGVSMGLSALTVKSHLARIARKLGTGDRAGMVAVALRTGIIH